From Pseudomonas sp. FP2335, the proteins below share one genomic window:
- a CDS encoding nitroreductase family protein, translating into MTRVADYPIHPQFTDRWSPRAFTGESIPQETLLSFFEAARWAPSAYNSQPWRFLYARRDTPDWERFLGLLNEFNRGWAQHASALVIIASKTDFTAPGASEETPALWHTFDTGSAWGHLALQASLSGWHTHGMAGFDQELTRKELKIPEGYALHAAVAVGKLGDKSTLPEYLQGREVPSPRRPLSELVSEGDFSL; encoded by the coding sequence ATGACACGTGTTGCCGATTACCCGATCCACCCCCAGTTCACCGACCGCTGGTCGCCCCGCGCCTTTACCGGCGAGAGCATCCCACAGGAAACCCTGCTGAGCTTTTTCGAAGCTGCGCGCTGGGCGCCATCGGCCTATAACTCGCAGCCATGGCGTTTTCTCTACGCACGCCGCGATACGCCGGACTGGGAACGTTTCCTCGGCCTGCTGAATGAGTTCAACCGTGGTTGGGCGCAACACGCCTCGGCGCTGGTGATCATTGCCTCGAAGACCGACTTCACCGCCCCCGGCGCCAGCGAAGAAACCCCAGCGCTGTGGCACACCTTCGACACCGGTTCGGCCTGGGGCCACCTGGCGTTGCAAGCCAGCCTCAGCGGCTGGCACACCCACGGTATGGCCGGTTTCGATCAGGAGCTGACGCGCAAAGAGCTGAAGATTCCAGAAGGTTATGCGCTGCATGCCGCCGTGGCGGTGGGCAAGTTGGGCGACAAATCGACCTTGCCGGAATACCTGCAAGGCCGTGAAGTGCCGAGCCCACGTCGACCGTTGAGCGAGCTGGTTTCCGAAGGCGATTTCAGCCTCTGA
- a CDS encoding YcgN family cysteine cluster protein — translation MAAKVEPFWIRKTLEHLDQEEWESLCDGCGLCCLQKLEDEDDNSVYYTRIACKLLDLKTCQCTDYPNRRDSVPDCIQLTPGQADQFKWLPPTCGYRLVSERKDLPLWHHLVCGDRDAVHHERISQSGRMLAEGSVPEDDWEDYLIFRAG, via the coding sequence ATGGCCGCCAAAGTCGAACCTTTCTGGATACGCAAAACCCTTGAACACCTCGATCAGGAGGAGTGGGAGTCGTTGTGCGACGGCTGTGGCCTGTGCTGCCTGCAAAAGCTTGAGGACGAAGACGACAACAGCGTCTATTACACGCGCATCGCCTGCAAACTGCTCGACCTGAAAACCTGCCAGTGCACCGACTACCCCAACCGCCGCGACTCGGTGCCCGATTGCATCCAGCTCACGCCCGGGCAGGCCGACCAGTTCAAATGGCTGCCGCCGACCTGCGGCTACCGCCTGGTCAGCGAGCGCAAGGATCTGCCGCTGTGGCACCACCTGGTCTGCGGCGACCGTGACGCGGTGCACCACGAACGTATTTCCCAGTCCGGGCGCATGCTCGCCGAAGGCAGCGTGCCCGAAGACGACTGGGAGGATTACCTGATCTTCCGCGCAGGCTGA
- a CDS encoding cyclic nucleotide-binding domain-containing protein: protein MPEPTLLNNAIRDMLMDCGLFDPLLPEDFHVAAGYFNISSIAKDEVIFLEGDAGTFMCILHSGQVAVQKANPSGQRVTIATLRSGRAFGEMAVLDGERRSASCVAASECVLLNLGKDSLEKMLNDAPRVAAKIIRAIAIALSKRLRMADGQLLSQQF, encoded by the coding sequence ATGCCAGAACCGACCTTACTCAACAATGCAATCCGCGACATGCTCATGGACTGCGGCCTGTTCGACCCCTTGTTGCCGGAAGATTTTCACGTGGCCGCGGGCTACTTCAATATCAGCAGCATTGCCAAAGACGAGGTGATCTTCCTCGAAGGCGATGCCGGCACCTTCATGTGCATCCTCCACAGCGGCCAGGTGGCCGTGCAGAAAGCCAACCCCAGCGGCCAGCGCGTGACCATCGCCACCCTGCGCAGCGGGCGGGCGTTTGGCGAAATGGCCGTGCTCGATGGCGAGCGACGTTCCGCCAGTTGTGTGGCCGCTTCGGAGTGTGTGCTGTTGAACCTGGGCAAGGATTCCTTGGAGAAAATGCTCAATGACGCGCCCAGGGTCGCGGCCAAGATTATCCGCGCCATCGCCATTGCCCTGTCCAAGCGCCTGCGCATGGCCGACGGGCAATTGCTCTCCCAGCAGTTTTAA
- a CDS encoding YajD family HNH nuclease: MSSTNPPSHTAKLDRILADAQRDREMGYRDKALKMYPHVCGRCAREFAGKRLSELTVHHRNHNHDDNPQDGSNWELLCLYCHDNEHSRYTDQQYFGEGSTSSPTIAKATHNPFAALAGLMKKDD; encoded by the coding sequence ATGAGCTCAACCAACCCGCCCTCCCACACCGCCAAGCTGGACCGCATCCTCGCCGATGCCCAGCGCGACCGGGAAATGGGCTATCGCGACAAAGCGTTGAAGATGTACCCCCACGTGTGCGGCCGCTGCGCCCGTGAATTCGCCGGCAAGCGCCTGAGCGAACTGACCGTGCATCACCGTAACCATAACCATGATGACAACCCCCAGGATGGCTCCAACTGGGAATTGCTGTGCCTGTATTGCCACGACAATGAACACTCGCGGTACACCGACCAGCAGTATTTCGGCGAAGGCTCCACCAGCAGCCCGACGATTGCCAAGGCGACGCACAACCCGTTTGCGGCGTTGGCGGGGCTGATGAAGAAGGACGACTGA
- a CDS encoding allophanate hydrolase subunit 1 has protein sequence MKPRIEVVAIDCLMVRLFDVIAEANMPWMLAATQRLRSGFGAALVDLVPSYTTLMVHYDLTALSPAQARELIDQALTDLQPHTQGSGQCHVLPVWYDLSVGPELSLLSQRSGLNIDEVIRRHSAHEYQVFALGFAPGFAFMGLVEDILATPRLSTPRKRVAAGSVGIAERQTAAYPVVSPGGWNLIGRTPAKLFDRERDGYSLMQPGDTVRFEPVERAEFIQLGGDDTPLEAQA, from the coding sequence ATGAAGCCACGGATCGAAGTAGTGGCCATCGACTGCCTGATGGTGCGCCTGTTTGATGTCATCGCCGAAGCCAACATGCCGTGGATGCTTGCCGCCACCCAACGCTTGCGCAGCGGATTCGGCGCGGCATTGGTCGACCTGGTGCCGTCCTACACCACCTTGATGGTGCATTACGACCTCACGGCATTGAGCCCGGCCCAGGCACGCGAGTTGATCGACCAGGCGCTGACCGACCTGCAACCGCACACCCAGGGCAGCGGCCAGTGCCACGTGCTGCCGGTGTGGTACGACCTGAGCGTCGGCCCCGAACTGAGCCTGCTCAGCCAGCGCAGTGGCTTGAACATCGACGAGGTGATCCGCCGCCACAGCGCCCACGAATACCAGGTGTTCGCCCTCGGCTTCGCCCCCGGTTTCGCCTTTATGGGGCTGGTGGAGGACATCCTCGCCACGCCGCGCCTGAGTACTCCGCGCAAACGCGTGGCGGCCGGCAGCGTCGGCATCGCCGAACGGCAGACCGCTGCGTACCCGGTGGTGTCGCCGGGCGGCTGGAACCTGATCGGCCGCACCCCGGCCAAGTTGTTCGACCGCGAGCGCGACGGCTACAGCCTGATGCAGCCCGGCGATACGGTGCGCTTCGAACCGGTCGAGCGCGCCGAATTCATCCAGCTGGGTGGCGATGACACACCGTTGGAGGCGCAGGCATGA
- a CDS encoding spermidine synthase, which translates to MKRFVLLDTTPIPDNGGALCLFEYGEDFVIKIQGGDGGQLMNTRMHGSEDALAEIPCRKVAGRPDSRVLIGGLGMGFTLASALKHLGKTAEVVVAELVPGVVEWNRGPLGEKSGRPLLDPRTVIRMEDVAKVLQAEPQGFDAIMLDVDNGPEGLTQRANSWLYSAGGLAACAKALRPKGVLAVWSASADKLFSDKLRKAGFKAEEVQVFAHGNKGTRHTIWIAEKLKG; encoded by the coding sequence ATGAAACGTTTCGTTCTGCTGGACACCACCCCGATCCCCGACAACGGCGGTGCCTTGTGCCTGTTCGAATACGGCGAGGATTTTGTGATCAAGATCCAGGGCGGTGACGGCGGCCAACTGATGAACACGCGCATGCATGGCTCCGAAGACGCGCTGGCGGAGATTCCTTGCCGCAAGGTCGCCGGGCGCCCGGATTCACGGGTGCTGATCGGCGGCCTGGGCATGGGCTTTACCCTGGCCTCGGCGCTCAAGCATTTGGGCAAGACCGCCGAGGTGGTGGTCGCTGAATTGGTGCCCGGCGTGGTGGAGTGGAACCGTGGCCCACTGGGGGAGAAATCCGGCCGGCCGTTGCTGGACCCGCGCACGGTGATCCGCATGGAAGACGTGGCCAAGGTGCTGCAGGCCGAGCCGCAGGGCTTTGACGCGATCATGCTCGACGTCGACAACGGCCCCGAAGGCCTCACCCAACGCGCCAACAGCTGGCTGTACTCCGCCGGCGGCCTGGCGGCCTGCGCCAAGGCCCTGCGGCCCAAGGGCGTACTGGCGGTGTGGTCGGCAAGTGCCGACAAGCTGTTCAGCGATAAACTGCGCAAGGCCGGCTTCAAGGCCGAAGAGGTGCAGGTGTTCGCCCACGGCAACAAAGGCACGCGGCACACCATCTGGATCGCCGAAAAGCTCAAGGGCTAA
- a CDS encoding DUF2892 domain-containing protein, whose product MNDSKNVHGLERIGSVAGGMMMVGKGLRRGGIFGLIQVAIGGVVLARGVTGHSSLKDKLEQGRQEMNTIRTKIERVGTELKNLKTPAEVAAEKPTV is encoded by the coding sequence ATGAACGACAGCAAAAACGTGCACGGCTTGGAACGCATCGGCTCCGTGGCCGGTGGCATGATGATGGTAGGCAAAGGCCTGCGCCGTGGCGGGATTTTTGGCCTGATCCAGGTGGCGATTGGCGGCGTTGTGCTGGCCCGTGGGGTAACTGGGCACAGTTCGCTCAAGGACAAGCTGGAGCAGGGCCGGCAGGAGATGAACACCATTCGTACAAAGATCGAACGCGTGGGAACCGAGTTGAAAAACCTCAAGACCCCGGCTGAAGTGGCTGCGGAAAAACCCACTGTCTGA
- a CDS encoding 5-oxoprolinase subunit PxpA produces the protein MSRLLLNCDIGESFGNWTLGLDAEVMPFIDCANVACGFHAGDPSIMRKTVSLALKHGVQIGAHPAYQDLQGFGRRSMAYTPQEIQDLLHYQIGALDGICRAQGARVSYVKPHGAMYNDMMANPAQLRAVIQAVAAYGDLPLMLLATRDNSAAQALGDEYGVTLWFEAFADRAYDSQGHLVSRQLPGAVHHDADTIVQQSLTISRGAALVASDGSPLVLQANTLCVHGDNASSVAAVQRIREALKPA, from the coding sequence GTGAGCCGTCTGCTATTGAATTGCGACATCGGCGAAAGCTTTGGCAACTGGACCCTGGGTCTGGACGCCGAAGTCATGCCGTTCATCGATTGCGCCAACGTGGCCTGCGGTTTCCATGCCGGCGACCCGAGCATCATGCGCAAGACTGTCAGCCTGGCGCTCAAGCACGGTGTGCAAATCGGTGCGCACCCGGCGTACCAGGATCTGCAAGGCTTCGGCCGCCGCTCCATGGCCTACACGCCGCAGGAAATCCAGGATCTGCTGCATTACCAGATCGGTGCGCTGGATGGCATCTGCCGCGCACAAGGTGCACGTGTCAGCTACGTCAAACCCCACGGCGCGATGTACAACGACATGATGGCCAACCCGGCGCAATTGCGCGCGGTGATCCAGGCCGTGGCCGCGTACGGCGACTTGCCGCTGATGCTGCTGGCCACCCGCGACAACAGCGCGGCCCAGGCCTTGGGCGATGAGTACGGTGTGACCCTGTGGTTCGAAGCGTTCGCCGACCGTGCCTACGACAGCCAGGGCCACCTGGTTTCGCGGCAATTGCCCGGTGCCGTGCACCATGATGCCGACACCATCGTGCAGCAGTCCCTGACCATTTCCCGCGGCGCAGCGCTGGTCGCCAGCGACGGCAGCCCGCTGGTGTTGCAGGCCAACACCCTGTGCGTGCACGGCGATAACGCCAGCTCGGTCGCCGCCGTGCAGCGCATCCGCGAGGCATTGAAGCCCGCATGA
- a CDS encoding DUF2937 family protein: MLLSYLRLVLFAIGLLVGVQVPGFINDYAKRVEAHLIEAQTGLRGFESTAQQFFNGDLKALVAHYRASDDPVFQSDASSLGAMLDRQVALDKQFQAMQGPWYIRALQVAVAADPDIRLETWKGYSYQILLTPEAMGWGLGGAMLLSFGLECLFRLIDWVVLGGKRLRQSRPIEERDLKGL, from the coding sequence ATGTTGCTCAGCTATCTGCGGTTGGTGTTGTTTGCCATTGGCTTGTTGGTCGGCGTGCAAGTGCCGGGGTTTATCAACGACTACGCCAAGCGCGTCGAAGCCCACCTGATCGAGGCCCAGACCGGCCTGCGCGGGTTTGAGTCGACGGCGCAGCAGTTCTTCAACGGCGATTTGAAGGCGCTGGTCGCGCATTACCGCGCCAGTGATGACCCGGTGTTCCAGAGCGATGCCAGCAGCCTGGGCGCGATGCTTGATCGCCAGGTGGCGTTGGACAAGCAATTCCAGGCGATGCAAGGCCCGTGGTACATCCGTGCGCTGCAAGTGGCGGTGGCGGCCGACCCGGACATTCGCCTGGAGACCTGGAAGGGCTACAGCTACCAGATCCTGCTGACACCCGAAGCCATGGGCTGGGGGCTGGGCGGGGCGATGTTGCTGTCGTTCGGGTTGGAATGCCTGTTCCGGTTGATCGACTGGGTGGTGTTGGGCGGCAAGCGTCTGCGCCAGAGCCGGCCGATCGAAGAGCGCGACCTGAAGGGTTTATAA
- a CDS encoding S9 family peptidase — protein sequence MPLSSNAPIARKAPGQDPYAWLQERDSAEVLDYLKAENAWQEAQLADQQALRETLFEEIKGRILETDLSLPSPWGPYLYYTRTTAGDEYARHYRCRRPADDSNTVDESSEELLLDPNVLANGGFFSLGAFSISPDHQRLAYSLDTNGEEIYTLFVKELASGKVSELEFENCDGSMTWANDSLTLFFAELDDTHRPHKLYRYRLDGTAAQEVFHEPDGRFFLHCYRSSSERQLLLALGSKTTSEIWALDAEQPHLDFRCLAPRVEDHEYDVDHGQLNGAWTWFIRSNRDGINYALFVATDIGDVPTEAEWQNLIPHSDAVMLDGVSLNTSAMTLSLRIGGLPVIEVHPEGLPAYRVELPDAAYSLYVQNSLEFASDKIRLRYEALNRPAQVRQLELASGAQQVLKETPVLGVFNADDYVSQRLWATSADGTLVPISLVVKRDQLGKPTPLYLYGYGAYGSSLDPWFSHARLSLLDRGVAFAIAHVRGGGELGEAWYRNGKQEHKQNTFSDFIACAEHLIAEGLTSASQLAISGGSAGGLLIGAVLNQRPELFQAAIAEVPFVDVLNTMLDPELPLTITEYDEWGNPEEPEVYARIKAYAPYENVRAQAYPHLLVIAGYNDSRVQYWEAAKWVAKLRDTKTDNNLLLLKTELGAGHGGMSGRYQGLRDVALEYAFVFKALGLI from the coding sequence ATGCCTTTATCATCCAACGCCCCGATTGCCCGCAAGGCCCCAGGCCAGGACCCTTACGCCTGGCTGCAGGAACGTGACAGTGCCGAGGTCCTGGATTATCTCAAGGCCGAAAACGCCTGGCAGGAAGCCCAGCTCGCCGACCAGCAGGCCCTGCGCGAAACCCTGTTCGAAGAGATCAAGGGCCGCATCCTCGAAACCGACCTGTCCCTGCCCTCCCCATGGGGCCCGTACCTGTATTACACACGCACCACCGCCGGCGACGAATACGCACGCCACTACCGCTGCCGTCGCCCGGCCGATGACAGCAACACCGTGGACGAGAGCAGCGAAGAACTGCTGCTGGACCCGAACGTACTGGCCAATGGCGGCTTTTTTTCGCTGGGCGCGTTCAGCATCAGCCCTGACCATCAGCGTCTGGCCTACAGTCTGGATACCAACGGTGAAGAGATTTACACCCTGTTCGTGAAGGAATTGGCCAGCGGCAAGGTCAGCGAACTGGAGTTCGAGAACTGCGACGGCAGCATGACCTGGGCCAATGACAGCCTGACCCTGTTCTTTGCCGAGCTGGACGACACCCACCGCCCGCACAAGCTGTATCGCTACCGCCTGGACGGCACGGCGGCGCAGGAAGTGTTCCACGAGCCCGACGGACGTTTCTTCCTGCATTGCTACCGTTCCAGCTCCGAACGGCAACTGCTGCTAGCCCTGGGCAGCAAGACCACCAGCGAGATCTGGGCGCTGGACGCCGAGCAGCCACACCTTGACTTCAGGTGCCTGGCGCCACGGGTCGAAGACCATGAATACGATGTCGACCACGGCCAACTGAATGGCGCCTGGACCTGGTTTATCCGCAGCAACCGCGATGGCATCAACTACGCGCTGTTCGTGGCGACCGACATTGGCGACGTGCCGACCGAAGCCGAGTGGCAGAACCTGATCCCCCACAGCGACGCCGTGATGCTCGATGGCGTCAGCCTCAACACCAGCGCCATGACCCTGAGCCTGCGCATCGGTGGCCTGCCGGTGATCGAAGTGCATCCAGAGGGTCTGCCTGCCTACCGCGTGGAATTGCCCGACGCCGCCTACAGCCTCTACGTACAAAACAGCCTGGAATTTGCCAGCGACAAGATCCGCCTGCGCTACGAAGCCCTGAACCGCCCGGCCCAGGTGCGCCAGCTGGAACTGGCCAGCGGCGCGCAACAGGTACTCAAGGAAACCCCGGTGCTCGGCGTGTTCAACGCCGACGACTACGTGAGCCAGCGCCTGTGGGCCACCTCCGCCGATGGCACCCTGGTGCCGATCAGCCTGGTGGTCAAGCGCGACCAACTGGGCAAGCCGACACCGCTGTATCTGTACGGCTACGGCGCCTACGGTTCGAGCCTCGATCCGTGGTTCTCCCACGCCCGCCTGAGCCTGCTGGACCGTGGCGTGGCGTTTGCCATCGCGCACGTGCGCGGCGGCGGCGAGCTGGGCGAAGCCTGGTATCGCAACGGCAAGCAGGAACACAAGCAGAACACCTTCAGCGACTTCATCGCCTGCGCCGAACACTTGATCGCCGAGGGTTTGACCAGCGCCTCACAACTGGCGATCAGCGGCGGCAGTGCCGGCGGCCTGCTGATCGGCGCCGTGCTCAACCAACGCCCGGAGCTGTTCCAGGCAGCGATTGCCGAAGTGCCGTTCGTCGATGTGCTCAACACCATGCTCGACCCGGAGCTGCCGCTGACCATCACTGAGTACGACGAGTGGGGCAACCCGGAAGAACCCGAGGTGTATGCGCGGATAAAAGCCTACGCACCGTACGAAAACGTACGCGCCCAGGCCTATCCGCACCTGCTGGTGATCGCCGGCTATAACGACAGCCGTGTGCAGTACTGGGAAGCGGCCAAGTGGGTGGCCAAGTTGCGCGACACCAAGACCGACAACAACCTGCTGTTGCTCAAGACCGAACTGGGCGCCGGCCATGGCGGGATGAGCGGGCGTTACCAGGGATTACGTGACGTAGCGCTCGAATATGCATTTGTGTTCAAGGCGCTGGGGTTGATTTAG
- a CDS encoding class II glutamine amidotransferase — protein sequence MCELLGMSANVPTDIVFSFTGLMQRGGRTGPHRDGWGIAFYEGRGLRLFQDPAASSESEVALLVQRYPIKSEVVIGHIRQANVGKVCLSNTHPFVRELWGRNWCFAHNGQLADFNPRATFYRPVGDTDSEAAFCDLLNRVREAFPEPVDIEQVLPDLIAACAEYRSKGVFNCLLSDGDWLFCYCSTKLAQITRRAPFGPARLKDVDVIVDFQAETTPNDVVTVIATEPLTDNENWTRYVPGQWSLWRRGECVSQGITE from the coding sequence ATGTGTGAATTATTGGGCATGAGTGCCAACGTCCCCACCGACATCGTGTTCAGCTTTACCGGGCTGATGCAGCGTGGCGGGCGCACCGGTCCCCATCGTGATGGGTGGGGCATCGCCTTCTATGAAGGCCGTGGCCTGCGGCTGTTCCAGGACCCGGCGGCGAGCAGTGAGTCGGAAGTCGCGTTGCTGGTGCAGCGTTATCCCATCAAAAGTGAAGTGGTGATTGGCCATATCCGCCAGGCCAACGTCGGCAAGGTGTGCTTGTCCAACACCCACCCGTTCGTGCGCGAGCTGTGGGGGCGCAACTGGTGTTTTGCCCACAACGGCCAACTGGCGGACTTCAACCCGCGCGCCACCTTCTATCGCCCGGTGGGCGATACCGATAGCGAAGCGGCGTTCTGTGATCTGCTCAACCGTGTGCGTGAGGCTTTCCCGGAACCTGTGGACATCGAGCAGGTGCTGCCGGACCTGATCGCCGCCTGTGCCGAGTACCGCAGCAAAGGCGTGTTCAACTGCCTGCTCAGCGATGGTGACTGGCTGTTCTGCTACTGCTCGACCAAGCTGGCGCAGATTACCCGTCGCGCGCCTTTTGGCCCGGCGCGTTTGAAAGATGTCGACGTGATCGTTGATTTTCAGGCTGAAACCACCCCCAATGACGTGGTGACGGTGATCGCCACCGAGCCGCTGACCGACAACGAAAACTGGACCCGCTACGTACCGGGCCAATGGAGCCTGTGGCGACGCGGTGAATGCGTCAGCCAGGGCATCACCGAGTAA
- a CDS encoding RNA methyltransferase: MGNKRYSCIGLYNPKSPENVGSVMRAAGCYGVASVFYTGVRYERARDFITDTKKVHHDIPLIGIDDLKKILPLGCIPVAVELVDGARPLPEYTHPDRALYIFGPEDGSLDKEIRDWCEDVVYIPTTGCMNLAATVNVVLYDRLAKGNNTRSGPKY; this comes from the coding sequence GTGGGCAATAAACGCTACAGCTGCATCGGTCTGTATAACCCCAAATCCCCCGAAAACGTCGGCTCGGTCATGCGCGCCGCCGGCTGCTACGGCGTGGCCTCGGTGTTCTACACCGGCGTGCGTTACGAGCGCGCGCGGGACTTCATCACCGACACCAAGAAGGTCCACCACGACATTCCGCTGATCGGCATCGATGACCTGAAAAAGATCCTGCCCCTGGGCTGCATCCCGGTCGCCGTAGAGCTGGTGGACGGCGCCCGCCCGCTGCCCGAATACACCCACCCCGACCGTGCGCTGTACATCTTCGGCCCCGAGGACGGTTCTCTCGACAAAGAGATCCGCGACTGGTGTGAAGACGTGGTCTACATCCCGACCACCGGCTGCATGAACCTCGCCGCCACCGTCAATGTGGTGCTTTACGACCGCCTGGCCAAGGGCAACAACACCCGCTCGGGCCCCAAATACTGA
- a CDS encoding LysR family transcriptional regulator has protein sequence MNLKFLETFVWVAKLKSFRLTAEKLFTTQASISSRIAVLESELGVKLFLRDSRGVSLTPEGVKVLDYAEQMMVTMQGLKQSLETSSSKVGRIRIGAMDTVIHTWLSPLVAELMDHFPLVEIELVADTALNLSDQLQKGFLDLILQTDLLRLETVRSLELASHPMAWIVASQSIYHRDYASLAELAQERIITYSKNSHPHQDVLSLMQANGVAAPRMNCVNSVSAITRLLRDGFGIGALPPVLVMEELERGELVMLPMAQKLPNLQVVVSWRVGVELVEEIVGLCQKVVARYAVEVGENRMQLTKPD, from the coding sequence ATGAATTTGAAGTTCCTCGAAACCTTCGTCTGGGTGGCCAAGCTCAAGAGCTTTCGCCTGACCGCCGAGAAGTTGTTCACCACCCAGGCCTCGATTTCCAGCCGCATCGCCGTGCTGGAAAGCGAGCTGGGGGTGAAACTGTTTCTGCGCGACTCACGCGGCGTGAGCCTGACCCCGGAAGGCGTGAAGGTGCTCGATTACGCCGAGCAGATGATGGTGACCATGCAGGGCTTGAAGCAGTCCCTGGAGACCAGCAGCAGCAAGGTCGGGCGCATCCGCATCGGTGCGATGGACACAGTGATCCACACCTGGCTGAGCCCGTTGGTCGCCGAACTGATGGACCATTTCCCGCTGGTGGAAATCGAATTGGTCGCCGATACCGCATTGAACCTCAGCGATCAGCTGCAAAAAGGCTTCCTTGACCTGATCCTGCAAACCGACCTGCTGCGTCTCGAAACCGTGCGCAGCCTGGAACTGGCCAGCCACCCGATGGCCTGGATCGTCGCCAGCCAGTCGATCTACCACCGCGACTACGCGTCCCTCGCCGAACTGGCCCAGGAACGCATCATCACCTACTCGAAAAACTCCCACCCGCACCAGGACGTGTTGAGCCTGATGCAAGCCAACGGCGTGGCCGCACCACGGATGAACTGTGTGAACTCGGTGTCGGCAATTACCCGCTTGCTGCGTGACGGCTTCGGGATTGGCGCATTGCCGCCGGTGCTGGTGATGGAAGAGCTGGAGCGCGGCGAATTGGTGATGCTACCGATGGCGCAGAAACTGCCGAATTTGCAGGTGGTGGTGTCGTGGCGCGTAGGGGTGGAGTTGGTGGAGGAAATTGTCGGGTTGTGCCAGAAGGTGGTGGCTCGGTATGCGGTAGAAGTCGGCGAAAACAGAATGCAACTGACGAAACCCGATTAA
- a CDS encoding MFS transporter translates to MAGIAAAARKSRYHSRLFAYLAMDTMTENDYLTAWGLYAFAALGCLLVWWRMTRWIWRWLREPLQLLMAVLLFSPTIVDPVKTQFAPAVAITALDLVLKVGNNAWRAISDLFMYTMIAFGVYLVIVLIRWPIERAANARRERKAAADAALAAEPEEDDEPFRRPAPVSGMRVEPRL, encoded by the coding sequence GTGGCAGGCATTGCAGCCGCGGCACGCAAAAGCCGTTATCATAGCCGCCTGTTTGCCTACCTTGCCATGGACACCATGACCGAGAACGACTATCTGACCGCTTGGGGCCTCTACGCCTTCGCCGCTTTGGGCTGCCTGTTGGTGTGGTGGCGCATGACCCGCTGGATCTGGCGCTGGCTGCGCGAGCCGCTGCAGTTGCTGATGGCGGTGCTGCTGTTCAGCCCGACCATCGTCGACCCGGTCAAGACCCAGTTCGCGCCCGCCGTGGCCATCACTGCGCTGGACCTGGTGCTCAAGGTCGGCAACAACGCATGGCGCGCCATTTCCGATTTGTTTATGTACACGATGATTGCCTTTGGCGTGTATCTCGTCATCGTGTTGATCCGCTGGCCCATCGAACGCGCGGCCAACGCCCGCCGTGAGCGCAAGGCCGCTGCCGATGCGGCATTGGCGGCCGAGCCAGAAGAGGATGACGAACCTTTTCGCCGTCCGGCGCCTGTCAGTGGCATGCGCGTCGAACCGCGCCTTTAA